The Solibacillus isronensis sequence CAGACAGTGGAAGCTTTGGAGGAACTACTGGATGGTTCCTACTATGCCGTTGTTAATAACAATAAAGAGGTAATTGGGTTTTTCTGTACCGGGGAGAGTGCTCGGGTACCTAGCGGAAATAAGTTTGATGTTTATAAGGAAGATTTTATTGACATGGGAATCGGAATGCACCCAAATCTGGTGGGTAAAGGCAAGGGCTTCGAATTTTGTACGCGTATTATGAGATTCATTGAGGATAACTATCCAAGTAAATCGCTAAGATTGACCGTAGCAACGTTTAATGAAAGAGCCATTCATTTATATAAAAAGCTTGGTTTTATTAAAGAAAATGAATTTAGCAATAATATGACAAAATTCATGACTATGGTCAGACTATAATCGACCTTTATGAATTATTTATAACAACAAAAAAACCACTGATTCCTCAGTGGTTTTGCGTGTG is a genomic window containing:
- a CDS encoding GNAT family N-acetyltransferase; amino-acid sequence: MEVIFEKMNSKMATAILDWKYEEPYNFYNNEQTVEALEELLDGSYYAVVNNNKEVIGFFCTGESARVPSGNKFDVYKEDFIDMGIGMHPNLVGKGKGFEFCTRIMRFIEDNYPSKSLRLTVATFNERAIHLYKKLGFIKENEFSNNMTKFMTMVRL